GCCGTCCGCGCCTTCCGCGCCTGCTACGAGCTGGGCGCCCGCACCGTCGCCGTCTTCCCCTATGAGGACCGCAATTCGATCCACCGCCAGAAGGCGGACGAGGCCTACCGCATCGGCGAGGAGGGCCACCCCGTGCGCGCCTACCTCGACGTGGACGAGATCATCCGCGTGGCGAAGGACGCCGGGGCCGACGCGATCTACCCGGGCTACGGCTTCCTGTCGGAGAACGCCGGCCTGGCCCGCGCCGCGGCCGAGAACGGGATCACCTTCGTCGGCCCGCCCGCCGACGTCCTCGAGCTGACCGGCAACAAGGTCGAGGCCCTGCGCGCGGCCAAGCGTGCGGGCATCCCCACCCTGGCCTCCTCGGACCCGAGCGCCGACGTCGAGTGGCTTCTGGAGCAGGCCGAGGAGATCGGCTTCCCCATCTTCGTCAAGGCCGTCGCCGGCGGCGGCGGCCGCGGCATGCGCCGCGTCGAGCGCCGCGAGGACCTGCGCGGCTCCCTCGAGGCAGCGATGCGCGAGGCGGACACCGCCTTCGGCGACCCCACCGTGTTCCTCGAGCAGGCCGTCCTGCGGCCGCGGCACATCGAGGTGCAGATCCTCGCCGACGGCGAGGGCAACGTCGTGCACCTCTTCGAGCGGGACTGCTCGCTCCAGCGCCGCCACCAGAAGGTCATCGAGATGGCCCCGGCCCCGAACCTGGACGAGGAGATCCGGCAGGCCCTGCACCGGGACGCCGTCGCCTTCGCCAAGGAAATGGGGTACGTCAACGCGGGCACCGTCGAGTTCCTCGTGGACACGGCGGGCGAGCGTGCGGGCCAGCACGTGTTCATCGAGATGAACCCCCGCATCCAGGTGGAGCACACCGTGACCGAGGAGGTCACGGACGTGGACCTGGTGGGCGCGCAGCTGCGCATCGCCGCCGGCGCCACCCTGCCCGAGCTGGGCATCACGCAGGACGCCCTCCAGGTCCGCGGCTTCGCCATCCAGTGCCGCATCACCACTGAGGACCCGGCCAACGGCTTCCGCCCGGACACCGGCACCATCACCGCCTACCGCTCGGCCGGCGGCTCCGGTGTGCGCCTCGACGGCGGCACCATCTACGCCGGTGCGGAGATCAGCCCGCACTTCGACTCGATGCTGGTCAAGCTCACCTGCCGCGGACGCGACTACGCCACGGCCGTGCGCCGCGTGCGCCGCGCCCTGGCCGAGTTCCGCGTGCGCGGCGTGGCCACCAACATCCCGTTCCTGATGAACGTGATGGACGACCCGCAGTTCGTCAGCGGCGACGTCGCCACGGACTTCATCGACAAGCATCCCGAGCTGGCCACGGTGAACCGCTCCCAGGACCGCGGATCCAAGGCCCTGCAGTACCTCGTGGACGTCACCGTCAACCAGCCGCACGGCCCGCGCGTCGAGGGCATCGACCCCCGTGACCGCCTCCCGGAGCACCCGGGCGACAAGCACCAGGAGCCGGACCGCTCGCCGTTCGACGGCCCGAGCCGGAACGAGGACGCGGTGCCCCCGCACGGCTGGCGTCAGGTGCTGCTGGAGCAGGGCCCCGAGGGCTTCGCCCGCACCCTGCGTGAGCAGACCGCACTGGCCGTCACGGACACCACCTTCCGCGACGCCCACCAGTCCCTGCTGGCCACCCGCGTCCGCACGCGCGACCTGCTGGCTGCCGCCCCCGCCGTCGCGCACACCCTGCCGGGGCTGCTCTCGGTGGAGGCCTGGGGCGGGGCGACGTACGACGTCGCGCTGCGCTTCCTCCACGAGGACCCGTGGCAGCGCCTCGAGCTGCTGCGCGCGGAGCTGCCGAACATCCCGATCCAGATGCTGCTGCGCGGCCGCAACACGGTGGGCTACACGCCGTACCCCACCGAGGTGACGGACGCGTTCGTTGCCGAGGCCGCGGCATCCGGCGTCGACGTGTTCCGCATCTTCGACGCCCTCAACGACGTCGAGCAGATCACCCCGGCCATCGAGGCGGTGCGTGCCACGGGCACCGCCGTGGCCGAGGCGGCCCTGTGCTACACGGGCAACATGACGGACCCGAAGGAGACGCTCTACACGCTCGACTACTACCTGGACCTCGCCCGCCGGATGGTCGACGCCGGCGCCCACGTCCTGGCGATCAAGGACATGGCGGGCCTGCTGCGTCCCGCCGCCGCGCGCGAGCTGGTCACCGCCCTGCGGGCCGAGTTCGACCTGCCCGTACACCTGCACACGCACGACACCGCCGGCGGTCAGCTGGCCACCCTGCTCGCAGCGGCGGAGGCCGGCGTGGACGCCGTCGACGCGGCCACCGCGTCCATGGCGGGCACCACCAGCCAGGTGCCGCTGTCCGCCCTGGTCGCGGCGCTCGAGCACACGGAGCGGGACACCGGTCTCGGCCTCGAGGCCGCCACCGCGATGGAGCCCTACTGGGAGTCCGTCCGCGCGGCGTACGCGCCCTTCGAGGCGGGGCTGCCCGC
The sequence above is a segment of the Micrococcus endophyticus genome. Coding sequences within it:
- a CDS encoding pyruvate carboxylase; this translates as MTAPVENFTPPEDAAGSTGAGAVFSKVLVANRGEIAVRAFRACYELGARTVAVFPYEDRNSIHRQKADEAYRIGEEGHPVRAYLDVDEIIRVAKDAGADAIYPGYGFLSENAGLARAAAENGITFVGPPADVLELTGNKVEALRAAKRAGIPTLASSDPSADVEWLLEQAEEIGFPIFVKAVAGGGGRGMRRVERREDLRGSLEAAMREADTAFGDPTVFLEQAVLRPRHIEVQILADGEGNVVHLFERDCSLQRRHQKVIEMAPAPNLDEEIRQALHRDAVAFAKEMGYVNAGTVEFLVDTAGERAGQHVFIEMNPRIQVEHTVTEEVTDVDLVGAQLRIAAGATLPELGITQDALQVRGFAIQCRITTEDPANGFRPDTGTITAYRSAGGSGVRLDGGTIYAGAEISPHFDSMLVKLTCRGRDYATAVRRVRRALAEFRVRGVATNIPFLMNVMDDPQFVSGDVATDFIDKHPELATVNRSQDRGSKALQYLVDVTVNQPHGPRVEGIDPRDRLPEHPGDKHQEPDRSPFDGPSRNEDAVPPHGWRQVLLEQGPEGFARTLREQTALAVTDTTFRDAHQSLLATRVRTRDLLAAAPAVAHTLPGLLSVEAWGGATYDVALRFLHEDPWQRLELLRAELPNIPIQMLLRGRNTVGYTPYPTEVTDAFVAEAAASGVDVFRIFDALNDVEQITPAIEAVRATGTAVAEAALCYTGNMTDPKETLYTLDYYLDLARRMVDAGAHVLAIKDMAGLLRPAAARELVTALRAEFDLPVHLHTHDTAGGQLATLLAAAEAGVDAVDAATASMAGTTSQVPLSALVAALEHTERDTGLGLEAATAMEPYWESVRAAYAPFEAGLPAPTGRVYHHEIPGGQLSNLRTQAIALGLGERFEAIESMYAAADDLLGHLVKVTPSSKVVGDLALQLVGSGVDPKEFAERPQEFDIPDSVIGFLRGELGDPPGGWPEPFRTKALQGRREGAGMVEISAEDSTALGEAGQTRRAVLNRLLFPGPTKEFEAHREEFGDTVTLHTRDFLYGLVPGREHVISLGRGVRLLATLMSVSEPDEKGMRTVMVTLNGQLRQMTVRDRSIESTVRTAEKADPGTPGHVAAPFAGSVTVQVAEGDAVEVGQPVATIEAMKMEAAITAQVAGTVRRVVTEGVTPVNGGDLLLVIE